GATCAGCAGTATAAAGACTGAGCGAAGGATCACTCACCTTGCTCAGTCCAAAAACTTTACCATTAATGATTGTTTCTTTTTGCTTATAAGTAGCAGGAACGGTTCTTGCCCCCGGTATTTTCCCCGGGTACAGCTTCATCACTTCCTGAGCCTGTACCCCACTCCCTGCTAATATTCCCATAACTAAAAGTAACAACCATTTTTTATTCATTAGAATTCCATTAAATATGCTTTCAGAAAATCATTCAGCTCCCCGTCAAGGACAGCCTGTGCATTAGAAGTTTCATAGTTGGTTCTCAGATCTTTCACCAGTTTATACGGATGTAAAACATAGTTCCTGATTTGTGAACCCCACTCAATCTTCATTTTTGAACCTTCAATAGCGGCAGATGCAATCATCCTTTCACGCATGACAGCTTCATACAACTGTGACTTCAGGAGTCTTAATGCATTCTCCTTGTTCTGTAATTGAGAACGCGATTCCTGGTTTTTAATTACAATTCCAGAAGGTTTATGATATAAACGTACCGCAGTTTCCACTTTATTTACATTTTGTCCACCCGCTCCACCCGAACGGAAAGTCTCAAATTCAATATCCGCATCCTTGATTTCAATCTCAATTGTATCATCCACTAATGGATAAACATATACCGAAGCGAATGAAGTGTGCCGGCGCGCATTGGAATCAAAAGGTGAAATACGTACCAGACGGTGCACTCCGTTTTCGCCCTTCAGATAGCCATAGGAAAAATCTCCCGCAAACTGTAAAGTAACTGTTTTTACACCCGTAACCTCCCCAGGCTGAAAATCCTGCTCAGTTACCTTGTAGCCGTTCTTCTCGCCCCACATAATATACATCCGCATCAGCATGGCTGCCCAGTCACAACTTTCAGTTCCACCAGCTCCCGCAGTAATTTGCATCACTGCATTCAGCTGATCTTCCTTACTGCTCAACATGTTTTTTAATTCCAGATCCTCGATCAGGCGCAGACACTTTTCATACTGCTCCTCCATCTCCTCCTTGGTGGCATCCCCGGATTGCAGGAAATCAAATAAGACCTGTGTATCCTCAAACTCCGCGTTAACTTTCTGCCAGGCATCAGTCCACACTTTTTTTGAATTCATTTCTGCCAAATGCTTTTCAGCCTTTTTGGGATCATCCCAAAAATCTGTTTGTAAGGTAAGCTCCTGTTCTATATAAATAGCTTCGAGTCGGGTTTCGACGTCAAAGATGCCTCCTCAGCGACGCTACTCTGTCCCTTAAATCCTGTATTTGTTCTTTTGTCATAAGCACAAATATAACACAAAAGGCTACCTGAACAATGTTCGGGCAGCCTTTTACGAAATAAGTATATATGTTTAGCTAAAAAGCCCTTTAAGCTTATCTACAATACCGCCGCCTTCAGCCCCCGGTTCACCTGGTTTACCACTGGTAAATAAGTTGGTCAGATCTGATAACTCAAACTTTCCATCCGGCCCTGATATTTTGCTCAATACATCTTTAATATCAAACGAGCTGTCATCAGGATCATTTGTTTTATTAATGAATTTACCAATAATACCCGGAATAACAGAAGCAGCAATTCCTTTCGCTGTATCCAGGTTGATTCCCATTCCTGCTAATTTATCAATAAAGCCGGCCGAAGCATCCTGTGCAACAGCACTGCCTTCAATATTGCCACCTTTAAACGCGTCTACAAGACCACCGATATTACCAGAAGATAATTGTTGTTTTAAAGCATCAATGATAGATCCCGAAGCCGCAGAAATCGCAGCTTCATTGTGTTCATCAGGAATTTGACTATTGTTGACAATAGCATCCTGAGTGCTATCTTTAACCAGTTGATTCAGATTTTCTAACATAATGGGTAGTTTTTACAGGTGAACTGATATTTTTTTATTAAATATAATACAAATAAAAACCAGCGGCAACCACTCATTTGACTGTTAAAAGTAAAATATTTCATTTTAAAGCCCGTTTTACTATTAAATACAATCCAATCTGCCGACATTTAAACTATACATTTACAGAAACACCATTTATTTATGTTACCAACCATAAACTTTACAGAGACAGCGGCCTATAAATACCTGGCTGATCACTTCATTGACATCAATGAAAAAAACTTAAAACAACTGTTTGCAGAAGATGAAAAGCGTTTTGAGAAGTTTTCACTGGTTTTCGAAGATATCCTGCTGGATTATTCAAAAAACAGGATCAATGATACAACCCTTGCCCTGCTGATGCAGCTTGCCAGAGAATGTAAACTGGATGAAGCCATCAAAGCAATGTTTAGCGGAGAAAAGATTAACCAGACAGAAGACAGGGCCGTTTTACATACTGCCCTGCGTAACCAAAGCAATAAACCAGTTTATGCAGATGGGATCAACGTCATGGACGATGTCAACGAAGTACTGGCTAAAATGGAGAAATTCAGTGAGGCGATTATTTCCGGATCATGGAAAGGTTATACAGGTAAAGCAATTACAGATGTTGTAAATATCGGTATTGGCGGGTCAGATTTAGGACCTGTAATGGTTACTGAGGCCTTAAAAGCCTATAAAAATCATTTAAACATGCATTTTGTGTCTAACATAGATGGCACACATATCGTGGAAACCCTTAAAACTGTAGACCCTGAAACTACCCTTTTCCTGGTGGCTTCAAAAACATTCACTACACAAGAAACCATGACTAATGCCAATACAGCAAGAGAATGGTTCCTGAATAAAGGTGCAAAACAAGAAGATGTTGCTAAACACTTCGCCGCACTTTCTACCAATGCTAAAGATGTAGCTGCGTTTGGGATTGATACCGCAAACATGTTTGGTTTCTGGGACTGGGTAGGTGGAAGATATTCTTTATGGAGTGCTATTGGTATGCCTATCGCACTAAGCGTAGGTTTTGCTAATTTCAAAGAATTACTTGCTGGTGCGCATGCAGCAGATGAGCATTTTGAGCATACACCGTTTGAAAACAATGTACCCGTAATCCTTGCCTTAATAGGGATCTGGTACATCAATTTCTTTGATGCAGAAACAGAAGCAATCCTTCCATACGATCAATACCTGCACCGTTTTGCAGCTTATTTCCAACAAGGAGATATGGAAAGTAACGGTAAACATGTAGACCGTAACGGCAATGATGTTACTTATGAGACAGGCCCGATTATCTGGGGTGAGCCAGGGACAAATGGTCAGCATGCATTTTATCAGCTGATCCACCAGGGAACACGTATTATTCCTTGTGACTTTATCGCACCTGCGCAAAGTCTGAACCCAATCGGAGAACACCACCCAATTTTACTATCTAACTTTTTCGCACAAACAGAAGCCCTGATGAACGGTAAAACCGAAGAACAGGTAACTGCTGAGCTGGAAAAAGAAGGTAAAACAGCAGAAGAGATCAAGAAGCTTGCACCATTCAAAGTTTTTGAAGGCAACAGACCAACGAATTCAATCTTACTGAAAAAAGTAACACCACGTAGCCTGGGTACGCTGATTGCAATTTACGAACACAAAATATTTGTTCAGGGAATTGTATGGAATATCTTCAGTTTTGACCAATGGGGTGTAGAATTAGGAAAACAACTGGCAAAAAGTATCCTTCCTGAATTGAAGAATGATGATGCCGTTTCCTCACATGATGTTTCTACCAACGGATTAATTAACCAGTACAAAAGCTGGAGATAAACTTAAATTCCTGCTTAGCATTAAGCAGGAATATTAGCTAAACGTTTCCATTCGTATATTTTGTATATTAAACCTTTAGAAGGAAAAACCATCAAAGGCTTTAATTCGTTATATCAGGCGATATAAATTATATAAAATAAACACAAATGGAAACGTTTAAAAATCTTTTGATCATTGTTCTGCTATTTTCCGGCTTACCATCAAAAGCTCAGACTACGCAGGAAACTGCCACAAAAATTGTAGAAGCAAAGAACTATGTATTTGCAGCGAACAGCGCAAGTCCGCTGAACGTCGCTGATATTAACAAAGTGATGAGCAGAATGCCAGGTTATACCGGCGGAGGAAATATCAATCTTACCGGATCAAATTACACCTTTACTGTAACACCAGACAGCGTGGTTGCTTACCTGCCTTATTACGGCAGATCTTACACGCCCAAAATCGGAGATCCCAATGATAGCGGGATCAAATTCAAGTCTAAAGATTTTACGTATAAAAACACTCAAAACAAAAAAGGCGGATGGTTGATCCTGATCAATCCAAAAGATGTGAAAGACAATTATAACCTGACGCTTTCGATTACAAAAACAGGCCGTGCTACACTTTCTGTAACAAGCAATAGCCAGCAACCCATCAGCTATGAAGGAAACATTACAGAGCCGGAGCTAAAAAAGAAATAACCACGAAACAAACTGTGCCGGGAGCAATTAGTTATTTAGGGCTAACCGGAACAAGCTGTATCTGGAATAACTTGCTAAATTTCTTTCCTGTCACAAAAAGGCGTTTACCAGCAGCATCCCATGCAATACCGTTTAATACGTCTGTATTGGGATATCTATCTTTAGCAGGCAATATCCCAGTCAGATCAATATAACTCAATACAGAGCCGCTTTTAGGGTCTATAATAGCAATTTTATCTGTCTGATAGATGTTAGCATAGATTTTACCATCTACAAACTCGAGTTCGTTCAGCTGAGCGACCTCTCCGTTATTATCATAAACATCTATATAATTTTCTTCCTTGTAATTGTCTTTGTTTAAAAACCAGATGCGGTTAGTCCCGTCAGATTTGATGATCCGCTGTCCGTCAAAGGTTAGACCCCAGCCCTCTCTGCTATTCTGGTAAGGAAAAGTACCTAACTGTTTTAAAGATTTGGCATCATAAATAAAACCAACATCTTCTTTCCAGGTCAGCAATATGATTTTATCACCAATCAGCGTAGAACCTTCCCCAAAGAACTTCTTTTCCAGATCAATCTTTGGAGATGCTTTACCTGTATGAAGATCTACCCATTTTAAAGTAGAAAAACCATACTCTCCGCTGCTTTCCAGCAAACGGCCATTGTGATATTCTAAACCTTGTGTATAAGAACTTGTATCATGCGGAAATGTATTGATCACTTTATAAGTGAATTCAGTTGGCTTCACCGCAGATTTCAAGACAATATTAATCGTTAATGTATCTTTTTTAGAGCCATTATCCACTACCGCAGTAATCAATTTATAACCCAGCGATAAACCATCAGTTTTGATCGTCAATGCCTCACCATTATTTTTTGATCCTACTGATTTACCATCCAGCAGATAATTTACAGTGTTTACCTTGCCCTCAGCAGGAACATCCAGTTGTACTTTCACGTCCTCACCCAGTCCATAACTTTGACCTTGTTCAGGAAGTTTGAAGCTCAGTGCATCACTGGTTCCAGCGCCGCTTTTACAAGAGATCACGAAAGTAATACCAGTAAGCGCACCAATCAGGAGTATTAATTTAGGTAATTTAACGAGCGTATTAGTTTGGCCAAAATGCATCTTCAATATGATTAATTTTATAAAGTTGTTCATTTTCAAAAACAATTGCAACAATATCATACCGAATTTCCCCCTGGTGGTTCTTTCGGTCAATATAAATAGCGGAGGCGAATTCCATTTGCTTTTCCTTTTTCCAGTCCACAAAATCTTCCGGTTCACCGTGCCCGACAGAGCTACGGGTTTTTACCTCCACGAAAATAAGCTTACTGTCATAAAAAGCGATCAGGTCTATTTCTGCTCTCTTAAACACCCAGTTTTTTTCCAGAATGCGATAACCAAGCTGTTCTAAATAAGATGAAGCCAATTGCTCTCCCCTTCTTCCCAGTTCGTTATGCGCTGCCATTACTTGATGACAACGGAGCCTAAGAACCTGGAAATTTCCCGTTCCACATTTTTAATGTGTGCATATCGCTGCATCAGGATTTCCTGGTTCACAGCGTCCGTTTCCACTTTTATTTCCTGTAGTAAACCAAGCAGAATACGGTCAACCTTTCTCTTTTTCAGATGGAAAAGCCCACCCAGAATAGTCGCTTTTAAATTAACCGTTTCATCCCGCACATAAATCTTGTGCTTGTTATACCAGTTTTCACTCAGCGAGTAAGGTGAACTCGATAACGTAATCGCCAGATCGGCAACATTACGGTCACTATTTTTAATAAACTGGTTTGCCACCGGCAAATGTCCATTCTCAATTTCTTCTTTGTAATTCTGAATAATCAGCTTACACGTTTCATCTTCAAAAGTAACATCAGAAAGATTTTGCATGATAAATGAACCGATGTACATGTTATCAATATTATCCCAGCTTACTAGTTCGTGCCCAAAGGCCAGTAAAAGCCTTACAATCTCATGTTCCTGTAATAGATCATCATCCGCCCTGGTTTCCATTTCCGGAAGATCCATAGGTGCATTGTCATCAAACAGGTTATCAGGAGGGCCATCCGGATAAGGAGAATGCTGGTTCGTATTGGAAGACTTCTGTTGATAACCTTGTTGATATCCCTGCTGCTGTCCCTGACCTTGTCCACCTTTTTTAAACTTCGCCGAACGGATTTTGTTCAGCTCGGTCATTAACATCCGTTCCTCTACCTGGAGCAAATGACTGCATTCCCTGATAAATACAGAAGCTTTAATATCATCCGGTATCTTGGCGATACTTTCTACAATATCCCTGATAATGCCCGCACGTTTAATCGGATCTGTACCCGCTTCCTTTAACAGCGTATCTGCCTTGTAAAGAATAAAATCCTTACGGTTATTTTCTATATAAATCTTAAAAGCACCGGCGCCAACCTTGTGCATATAAGAATCCGGATCATGACCATCAGGAAAGTTAACAACTTTCACATTCAGCCCTTCTTCCAGGATCATATCCAGTCCACGCAGCGAAGCTTTAATCCCCGCAGCATCCCCATCATATAAAATGGTTACATTCTGCGTAAAACGTCCGATCAGCCTGATCTGTTCAATCGTTAATGAAGTACCCGAAGAGGCCACTACATTTTCAATATTTGCCTGATGTACAGAAAGCACATCCGCATAACCCTCTACCAGGTAACAATTGTCTAAATCACGAATCGCCTTCTTGGCTTGATACAACCCGTAAAGTACATTCGATTTATGGTAAATATCACTCTCCGGAGAGTTGACATATTTTGGAACATTCTTATCTGTTTTCAGTGTCCGGCCACCAAAACCAATTACCCTTCCGGTAAAATTATGGATTGGGAACATGACCCTGCCCCGGAAGCGGTCGTAAACCTTACCCTTCTCATTACGGATCGCCAGACCAGTCTTTTCCAGATACTCTTCTTTGTGCCCTGCCGAAGCCGCACTTAAGATTAACGCATCCCACTGATCGGGAGAATAGCCCAACTCGAATTTCTTAATGATATCTTCCCGGAAACCGCGTTCTTTAAAATAGCTTAAACCGATTGCCCGTCCCTGTTCACCAGTCCATAATTCACTGGCAAAATAATTTGCCGCATACAAAGAGACTACATATAAACTTTCCCTTGCATTGTTAGCCTCCTGAACTTCCGGGCTCTCTTCCTTCTCCTCAACTTCAATATTATATTTCTGCGCCAGGTATTTTAAAGCCTCAGGATAAGAATACTTCTCGTGGTCCATAATAAAACGCACAGAATCCCCTCCCTTACCACAACCAAAGCACTTATAAATACCTTTGGTTACCGATACGTGAAAAGATGGTGTTTTCTCATTATGAAAAGGGCAATTACCGATTAAGCTTGTCCCACGCTTCTTTAAAGACACAAAATCACCGACAACCTCCTCAATACGGGAAGTGTCCATGATTTTGTTAATAGTATCCTGATATATCATTCAAACAAATTACTTGACTAGTGGTATCAACGTTGCAGCTAACGTTTGATTACCTTTTTCATTAAGATGTACGCCATCAGTTGTTAAGATTCCTTTTGGGAGATCCTGCGGATTATTCTGCAAATCATATTCCGTAAACAACTTCCTCAAATCACATAACACCAATTTATTTTTAGTGGCCAGTTCCCTGATCGCTGCCGAATAGGTATCCAGCTCAGCATCCAGTTCATTGGTACCACTCTTTTTCTCTCCAATAACTGCTGGTGTACAAACGACAACCTTCGCACCATTAGTCTGAATTTTATTAATTAACGCCTGGTAAAATTTCACAAATTTATCCAGGTCCGTTCCCGTATGAGAACTCTGTTTGTGCCAAACGTCATTTACACCGATATAAATAACAACCAGGTCTGGTTTTTTATTCAAAACATCATCCTCTAAACGCAGGTAAAGATCATATACCTTATTCCCGCCAATTCCAGCTCCAATAACTTCATAAGCCGGGGAACTCAGTTTTTTGCTGATCAGGTCAACATAACCACCCGGCTGGGCACCTTGCTGGGTAATAGAATCACCAAAGAAAATAATCTTTTTAGATTTGGCTTTCATAGCCATAAAAGTAAGTAACAAGCATCCTGTAGCCAGAAATGCCATAGTTTGGATCAGTCTTTTCATGAACATGCGTTTTGTGGTTAGAATAGGTTTGGTATCGCCGGAAATCCGGTTAAAATTCCCAGGGAATCAAAGGTAACCAATTTAGAACTTTTTTAGGTAAAGCTTTAATGCCTATTCCGTAACGCCTGATTTTTAACGTGGCCTAAACATACCCCTGATCGAATCTTGTATCCGGAATATATCACTCATTCCATATAGCCCAACTGACTCATCCAGATGGTCATTTGAAGGTTTTTCTTCTACGCCAGCAGCAATCAGGTGGACTTGATTCGCGAGGTCTGGCAAATATTTCATGAGATAAATAGCATCAAGAGAAATCCTTGCCACACCATCATTATAGACGGCTCCTCTGGCTTTTACATTCTTTAAGTCCTTTAATTCCGGGACCCGCGTAAAAACCTGATCATAAAATTCTATAATAGGATAATTATTCTGCCCAACCAGACCATGGATATAAGCCGCATAAAACTGACCATCCAATTGGAATGAAATTACATCTTTTGATCTGTAGAAAGTGATACTCTCGCGATGTCCTGGTCTTTTTTTAAGTGGTACCGGATCAGAATTTAAAACAGCCTTAATCTCTTCCGTTTTTCTGAAAAAATGATCACTCAGTACTACACCTTTATTTAATTTATCGATTGCCTTTAATGCCTGCTCAGTAATTGTTTTATCCTTAAAACCATACTTATGCAGTAATACAGCCAATACAAGAATTACTTTTTCTTTATAATAAGCACCAACCTCTTCTTTTCCAGCCTTCAGTACACAATTCCACCGGGACAATAATTTGGGAAGAAAATCAGCCAGCTGCTGTTCCGCAGTTTCAAGTTCCCCATTCATTGACCAGCCTACCAATCTGGCCAGTTCATCATCAATACAGGAGACTACGTTTCCCGCTGCTAGTTTATCTAATATCTGCTGATGCGTCATTCCCTAAAATTCTAGTGATAATCCTTATGTAATATCAAAAAGCTTGCTCTTTCTTCTTTCTTAAAAGGCACATTCCAATTTCCCTGGTACGTAATCTTGGTCGGTAATTTATCCTCTCCAAAATAGCCCATTTCAATATTCATCTGTACATTAAAATCAAACAGCATATTGCTGTATTTCATATCCACATAACGGCCAAGAATTGCAAAATCACGCTTATCAAAAATCGTAACCAATTCCTTGATCATTAAACCATCCTTAGTCCATGAACTCAGATCATTCTTCACACTTACCCTGAAACGGTACACCGGGATTGAATCCAGGTAAGTTCCGCTCTGGAAATTATAATCATAATACTGGCGCATATTTGGCGTAAAAATTTCCGTTTTGCTGCCAATAAAAGGAATCCCCTTTACCGGTTTCCCAGGATTAAAAATCAGTGTTTTTAACTTATCCTTATAACTTGAATTGCTATCACCCTTGCCTCCGGGAGAAGAAGTGGCCGTATTGGAAACCAGATCAGACTTATAAGCATTCATAAAAATGTAATCAAACATTTCTATCGTATATAACTGATACTTTCCATTCTTTTTAAAAACCTTGCCCGTATCCTGTTTAACCAGATACTCCATTCTTACCGGCCCGGAATTGGAATGCTTTATTTTGCGGTAAATCTTTCCATTCACCTTATTCTTTTTATCATAAGTATAAATCCTGTTTTCAGCGATGAAACTATACTTCTTCATCTTTCTGAATGCCGCATAAAAACTCGTATCAGTCGTAATCGCCCTGATAAAAGTCTCTACACTCAATTTCTGAGCAACAATATTTACATTCGAATCCAGCTGGATTGTCTTAAGCGTATCCGGATTAAAACGGGGGATCTCCTGCGCAAAACCTTCAAACCAGCAAACCACTAAAGCAGCAATAAGAAAACCTTTCATTTAGTTCCCCAACTGCTTTAAAGCGATATAAGCCATCAGGCCAGTAGAGATTTTCAACGCATCTTCATCCACATCAAAATTCGGATGATGTACAGAATATTTAGTCCCTTTAGCTTCATTTCCCGTACCTAAACGATAGAAACAAGCATCAGTAACCTGAGAATAATAAGCGAAATCTTCCGCAGCCATCCAGATATCCAGATCAACCACATTTTCTTTTCCTAAATAATCTTCTGCATAACCACGTGCACTAGCCGTTAATTTTTCCTCATTCACTAAAAAAGGATAACCATGCATGATATTAAACTCACAACTGCCACCCATGCTTTCCGCAATTCCTTCAGCCATTTTCTTCATCAAACGTTTTGCTTCTGCACGCCATTCCTCATTCAGTGTTCTGAAAGTTCCTTCAAGCTTCACTTCATTCGGGATAATGTTAGTCGCACCATTTGCAATCACCTTTCCAAAAGAAAGTACAGACGGTAATCTTGGATCTGCATTACGGCTTACAATCTGTTGTAAAGCCACAATAATATGAGAAGTAATCAGTACAGGATCGATGTTCTGCTGAGGCTGTGCCCCATGACCACCTTTTCCTTTAACTGTTACATATAATTCATCCGCAGATGCCATATAAATTCCAGAACGGAAGCCCACTTTACCCGCATCTATCCAAGGCATTACATGCTGTCCGATAATACTTGCTGGTCTTGGATTCTCCAATACCCCTTCAGCAATCATCAAACTTGCCCCGCCCGGAAGAATTTCCTCACCCGGCTGAAAAATCAATTTAATTGTTCCGCCAAATTCCGCCTTCATCTCATTCAGAATATACGCGGCACCCAACAAAGAAGAAGTATGTACATCATGTCCGCAGGCATGCATTACCCCCGGGTTTTTCGACACATAAGGCTTATCATTCGCTTCAACAATTGGCAAAGCATCAATATCACCACGAAGTGCAATAACCTCCTCAGACGGCAGATCTCCCTTAATCAGGCCTACTACACCAGTATTGGCCATAATTGTAAAAGGAATCCCCCACGAAGTTAGTTTATCCTGAATAAATGATGAGGTCTGGAACTCCTGAAAAGAAAGTTCCGGATTCATGTGAAGATGCTGACGATAACCTACCACATCCTGAAATATAGTATTTGCTAAATTTTGAATCTGTTCTTTGTTGATCATTTGATTGGCTATAAACGGGGTGCATTGATTTTTTCTCTGAAGATGAACAAAGTCGGAAACGTTGACCTGAGTTCATTCATCAGTCTCTGAGCCTCCAGACGTGTTCTGAAATCGCCCACACGGAGATAATAATTTGGTTCTTTATAAGTAATATAAGTGTTCAGCTTCGGATAAGCCGATTTAAAACGTGCCTGTTCATTAAAAGTCTTTCTCCGGTCCGAACCATAAAACACCTGTACGCGGAAACCCATCTGTGAAACAATTGCTCCGTTTCTGTGTCCTGTTGCCGGTGCTGCTTTCTTACTTAAAGCGATCCTCTTCTCGATCAGACTGTCTACCAGCGGATCTTTCACAATGATCACTTCTCCTCTTTTCTGGGCGAATCCAGCAAAAGAAAAGCAACAAATAATAAATGTAAAAAGTGTTTTCATAGGAAAGGTTACAACTGTGCTAAAAAAAAGAATGCCGATTTCTTTTTACAAAAATCGGCATTCTTTATGTGTATTACAAATTACAATCCTGCACCATGGCAGTTTTTGTATTTCTTGCCGCTTCCACAAGGGCAAGGATCGTTTCTTCCGATAGTAACTTCTTTACGAATCGGTTGTTGCGGAACCGCCTCACGTGTATCCTCAAACTGTACATCACCTGTACTGGTTGAAGAAGCAAACTCAGGTTTTGACAGCTGCAATTTGCTTGGCGCTGGTCTTGGCTCCTGTACCTCTCTGATGTCATCAGCTTCCTGCTGCATCGGGATACCACCTTTATATAAGAAACTTACTACTTCTTTATTAACTGCGTTCAACATGTTTTTAAACAAATTGAAAGCTTCCATTTTGTAAATGATTAACGGATCTTTCTGCTCATAAACTGCATTCTGTACAGACTGTTTTAACTCGTCCATTTCACGCAAATGCTCTTTCCATGACTCATCGATTAAAGCAAGAACGATAGTTTTCTCAAACGACTTCGTTACTTCTCTACCATGATTCGCAATGGCTTTTCTCAATTCCACAGGAACCTGGATACTTCTGATTCCGTCAGTGAAAGGAACAACAATTTGCTCAATATGCTCACCACGTTCTTC
The DNA window shown above is from Pedobacter cryoconitis and carries:
- a CDS encoding SPOR domain-containing protein, whose amino-acid sequence is MKTLFTFIICCFSFAGFAQKRGEVIIVKDPLVDSLIEKRIALSKKAAPATGHRNGAIVSQMGFRVQVFYGSDRRKTFNEQARFKSAYPKLNTYITYKEPNYYLRVGDFRTRLEAQRLMNELRSTFPTLFIFREKINAPRL